One window of the Plasmodium knowlesi strain H apicoplast, complete genome genome contains the following:
- a CDS encoding ribosomal protein L36 codes for MKKRSSIKKICNKCKLIKRFKKLHIICINKKHKQTQ; via the coding sequence ATGAAAAAACGTTCTTCTATAAAAAAAATATGTAATAAATGTAAATTAATTAAACGTTTTAAAAAATTACATATAATTTGTATAAATAAAAAGCATAAACAAACACAATGA
- a CDS encoding ribosomal protein S11, which translates to MIVLHNNYIIFLYFKLTLKNTLITVSKYKKYNNNFIYVKNLKYISCGCLKSFKNRLKSTIIANNIITINVIKYLINKNLLNINIIFNGINSYRIHILKLLLNIKYKNKKLNINKLFDVTSISYNGCKISKKKC; encoded by the coding sequence ATGATAGTTTTACATAATAATTATATAATATTTTTGTATTTTAAATTAACTTTAAAAAATACATTAATAACTGTATCTAAATATAAAAAATATAATAATAATTTTATATATGTTAAAAATTTAAAATATATTTCATGTGGATGTTTAAAATCTTTTAAAAATAGATTAAAAAGTACTATAATAGCAAATAATATTATTACTATTAATGTAATAAAATATTTAATAAATAAAAATTTATTGAATATTAATATTATTTTTAATGGTATAAATTCTTATAGAATACATATATTAAAATTATTATTAAATATTAAATATAAGAATAAAAAATTAAATATAAATAAATTATTTGATGTAACTTCTATATCAT